TGGCTGCAGCCTGCagacctttatatatatatatatattgagctgCAGGAAGAGTCTCTGACTTCAACAAATGATTCCGATGGCCAACTTTCAAGCTCACTCTTAACTCTTCCTTGTAATCATCATGGTGTTAAAAGCTTGCATATGCTTTTTAGAAGGAAGTGTACTAACTCTTTgtattttacttaaaagcttGCAACTTTTCTCAACTTTTTCTTCACATTTTGCAAATTGATCTTCATTATTAGAGTCTTGAATGTGAgtaattaatgttttatagaTGAATATCTTTCATGGACTGTATTGTGGGTCTGATCTTGAAAATGCCACTTCATCATCTATCTCTTAATACATTAATTGTGTGTGAAGCATCCAACTTCAAATTTCACAATCATTGATGgggtttgacctttaaaattaaaattgatgcaCCATCTTACTTGTTGCAAGCACACAACATTTTTTCTCGTTTTCAAACTGCACTTTCAATCAGATTaagtgtattatttttttattagcttgaGTCTCAGGGCAATTAATAGTTTAAGCCCTACACAGCTGTTTAAGCTCACTCATAAAAAAGAgttctaaaatattaatttaagtgattaaatctattaatttttaatattagatTAAACATTTGAAATGAGTAGTCGTTAAAATAAGATTAGaattaaaagaaaggaaaaaaaaaagaaaaggaggcaGCACAGTAAAAATCGGCCCGTGTCAGAGTcgatttttattcttaaaaacaGCTGGCCCAGCTGGATGACTGAACAGTTGGAAGATACTATGCTGCCAAAAAGTACCTCTCTAGTGATCCGTGAGCTGATAGAGAGGGCAACGTTGATTGGAAAACTGAAAGCAATTTTGATTACAAAACCGAAAGAAAAGGACCTTAATAAGCAGCAAAAAGCCAAAAGAAAGAGCTCCTTCTCTTCCAGTctgctcaaactctcttttgcTCAGCCTCATATATCTTCAGAGCAGATTATCTGCAGCCGCCAGCAGAGAGGACAGTGACCTCTCCCACAATAAAGCAATAAGAGGGATCACAACTTCCCGCTTAACCCCAAGAGATTGACTTGGGTTTAAGGTTCCAGTATTTTTAGGggcaaacaatttttaaaaatgctttgCACGGATTCAAGGTTTACCCGACTGTGAGGCAAGTACACGAAAACGACCCAACATTAAAAGGGAACTCGTTTAATGGCTAATGCAGAAAATGAGTGCAATAGCAACTAATGTGTTTGGAGCAGTTGCAGGGCACGTGAAAGCCAATAATGCTTTACAATGTGGCGATGCATGTATTGGTAAAAGCATGGAAAAGAAATGCCCACAGCGGCCAGTGTCAAAcatgtatacaagagaagcaatAGATCAGACTTCAAGGCTGACAAGGATGTTGCAGAACTCatcatttttttcctcttaaaacAAGCCCCATTTACCCCAATGAAAAGGAACCCATGAATCATGATCAAGATTGAAGCAGTAAACAGAATGGGAATGTGAAGAGTGGGTTCAGGGAATGGGACAAGAGGTCTCAGCAACAAAATGGGCTTTAAGTTTTGTTTGGACGCCATGTTTTGTTACTGTCAATCTATCAGAGAATCTTTTGCATGTGTGACCTTTGAAAATATGCCGGCCAACTTATTTACTATTATTTGCACTTGTACATGCCTCTACATGTCTATGTCTCAGTATCGATCATTTCAAATATACATGCCCGTGTATGTTTTAGGAAGCTAATTATAAATAAGATCCATTAATTTGCTTACAGATTTGCACATGCGATCACATGTTATAGACTTATGggtcaaaatttttgtttaatttgcgAGTCGGGTTTGAGTTGTATCGAGACACTTATGGgtatgtataagactatataggtcgactataattcaacaaatttaattaaataggttaaacCTATCAATCCTAAGTCCTAACCCGCtaattaatttcacattaaGTTTGCTGGTCACGTCGAAAATTGCCAATCCTAAATGTCGCTTGTCGGGTCGTACCGATGCATGAGTATAAGAAGTTAATCATAACccaatatatttaattaaataggtaaAACCCATCAATCTTTTTGCAAGTAATGTCTTAAATTCTCAACCTTAATTATAATAGATAGCTAGCAGCCTAGCTAGTAGAGCTTCTTATTCTTGCTCATATCTAAAGTTGAGATATTTTCTTTCGAACATTtcaaaggtttattttttagaaattttgacaTATTTTATCATAAAGattttctcaaatctcaataattgttttcaaattaaataccAGCCCTTTAAGGTTTCAAGCTACAACAACAGACCCACGTACTTGTGCTGGGCCGGCCCAGCTCTTCAACTACCACCACCTATACCTGCTAAAaccctttccatttttttttttttttttgttatttggagGGAAAACccttaaaccctaaacccttcACTACCTCTCTGTTTCATTTCTCAATAGCCATGGCGTCCATGGCGAGCAGAACCAACCCGCTCCTCACCAGCCTCCCACAATTCCTAACATGGAGGTCCCTCGGATTCCGCACCGTCTGCATGGGCCGCCTCGGCTTCGCCACCCAGTCCCAGCTTGACGCAGACCCTCCTGCGGCTGTCGCTGGCACGAAGGTCCTCGAGACCGCCAGAGAGGAATTCGAGATTGGCTCGCGCTTGATCACGCTCGAGACGGGCAAGATCGCCCGGTTCGCCAACGGCGCTGTCGTTTTGGGCATGGACGAGACCAAAGTACTGTCCACTGTCGCGGCCGCCAAAGGGGACGCTGTTCGGGATTTCTTGCCCCTCACTGTGCGTGCAGATTTAATCCATTTTTAgctaattataatttgattacaCGTTTTTTCCTgggtttgattttgttgaatgtGCAATTGGGCACACGATATTTGAgcatttcttatttttgtttcttcttgatgttatttttctttaagttcTGTAGGTTTTTACTCTAGGAAAAGGATTAGGTGCGAATGTGtttgtattcatttatttatttattttcagttttcttGTGGGGGCAATAGAAACAAGTTCAGTGTATGcgtatatttaaattgaaattatggACATTCAGGTTTTTATCTGAATGGGTGGCAGTGGAAAACAGATGTGTATTGTTGAGGTTATGGTTGGCGCATTATAAACTACAACAGTAAAGGAAATCCAAAGTTGGAGAAAAGATAAACCAATGAGACTGACTCCAATAGTAAGACGAGAAAAGGTCCTTACTACAAGGATTGCCAAGCATGTTTCTATCTTGCTAGAGAAATTTCATACAGCCTTGCTGATATTTGAGCCATTTGGAAAGAGCAATCTGGGGCCCTTGATACCGTATTTCCCTTTGATATGGGcgtatttgttaaaaaaaaaaaacattgttgcTCTACTATCCCTCGTTATTTTTGTGGGTCTTAACGGGTTTTTCTTCTTACAAGGTTGAGTATCAAGAGAAGCAATTTGCCCGAGGTGTTATCCCAAGCACATACATGCGGAGGGAGGGAGCTCCAAGAGAGCGTGAACTTTTATGTGGTCGTCTTATTGATCGACCTATACGACCACTATTTCCTCCTGGATTCTACCATGAGGTTCAGGTATGTTGTTACTCTTTTCGTTGGTTAAGGAGTATTTTGCTAGAGTTCTCATTTGTGACTTTTTGACTCTTATTATATATCCACTAATATCTCCTGTTTCATAGGTTATGGCAAATGTTCTTTCTTCCGATGGAAAACAAGATCCAGATGTAATGGCAGCTAATGCAACATCAGCTGCTCTTATGTTATCAGATATTCCTTGGGGTGGCCCCATTGGTGTGATACGTATAGGGAGGATTTCTGGGCAATTTATTGTAAACCCAACCATTGATGAGGTAAGGCTCAACCTTTGATCATAATTGTCTTTGATGGATTTCTGTATGCTCTGTTTTCTCAAAGCATCACTTACATTATTGTCTTGAGGACCTTTTAGGTCGCAATATTAGGTTTTACtgaattttgtgtttgaaattttttattttcttcttccatgTTGCTGATCCTTTAAATGCTTACTTTGAAGTTAGTCTATTTGCAGAGTTACTGCATATGTGGTAAAACTTTTAGTAACTATACTTCCTTATTTCtttcatcagtttttttttttttttttttttttctttctttcttttatgtttattcTTGGATgttatattcatatttatttttaacatatgGAAAAACAAATTAGTGGGGAGACACATTTATAGGGCCCTTAGATGAGATGCAAGTACCTTGCAGGGAATTATATGCACAATGGACAAAAATAACTTAGTTTATGTCAGTAGCCATGATATTGACCTTTGCACTGCTGCCTCAGTGTCATTTGCTCCTTTTCCCAATGCTTAGTCCTATGGTATTCTCTTTGAGATGCtattccatttcaacttcttgcTGTCTTTGAAAAACCTTTCGTATTTCATTGTTATAAATCGATGTTCCCTGAATTCAATTTGCCATAGTTAATGagtcatacttttttttttcccataaagAATAATATGCATTTTTTAGTCTACAGAAGAAGAATATAATGAAATGACATCAAGAAATATATGGGATATCGCTTTTGCTGGCAAGTAAAGTACTAAAACAATTCaaacataaatattttattgtctTGTatgtattttcaatattttaaagttGCAaactttcataaaatatttatggCTTAATAGCCTTTTTTTAAGCACTTTCCTGATTGTTCAGAATGATATCTCTTACAAATTATACCTTTCCAATTTGATAAACGTTGGCGTCACATTGCCTACCATAAAACTGCTTTCAAGCCTTCTTGCAACTGTGTGAACATTGGTATTATTGGCATGGAAGTCTACGTTCTCTTTATATAATTAGGTATCCTTTCCCATTTTCTTATTTGTACTTATTGGTTTAATGCAGCTTAGCTTAAGCAATCTTAACTTAGTATATGCCTGTACAAGGGACAAAACTTTAATGATTGATGTGCAAGCTCGTGAGATCTCTGAGAAAGATCTCGCAGCTGGGTTAAGACTGGCTCATCCTGAGGTAAGTCTTGGAACTTGTAGAAATGCTCtagagtttttttatttgttgaatgCTACTGATGCTTGACTTTAACATTCAGGCAGTGAAATATCTTGAACCTCAGATCAGACTGGCTGCTAAAGCTGGTAAGTGTAAGAAAGAATATAAATTGTCTATGGTGTCAGATAGAACACTGGAGAAAGTTAGAAACTTGGCAGAAGCACCTATAGAGGCTGTTTTTACTGATCCTTCCTATGGCAAGGTACATACTACCTTTGTTGATGATAATAAGCATTTGATTTTGGGGAATTATTTTccagctctctctctccatgttatacatgtgtgtgtgaaGGTATGGTGATTACACTGCCAATTCtcttttttaaagattttatgTTGTGTTATGATTTAAATCCAGTTTGAACGTGGAGAGGCTTTAGATAAGATTACACAAGATGTAAGGAGAGCACTTGAAGAAGAATGTGATGAAGAAAGCTTGAAAGTTTTACCCAAGGCAGTAGACACAGTGAGGAAAAAGGTATTCCATGCCACTATAACTTATCTGGAGATAAACTTATATGCTCTCTGAAATACTCTTCAACACCTTTTATCATATCCGTGCTTCTTAAACACTGAGTACTAGATATGTTtgcccttcttttctctttcttggaATGTTCTAAAATAACAGCTTCAACCAAATGAATTGCTATTCAAGAACAAATTATTCTGTCTGCCGTTTCTTTCAAACTTGATTATACACAAGTATATCCTTCATTTGGGGGTTGATATGTATCAGTGTGTTGAAAACCTTTGGAATTTAGAATCGGGGGATAGTACTGGACCATATAGTACTACTATCTATGATATAATATCGAGATATGACATTGATTTTTGTGAGAAATTCACATGAATTAGGCCGTTGGATTCTCTAATATGTACTGTAGGCCTAGGGGTTCTATTTTTTAGTTATGTATCTCTTCTATATTTTATGTTTATCCCGCGCTGACATCTTTGAATGTTTGGGATTCTTTGTGTTGTATAAACATATCAGATTGTACGCAAAAGGATTATAAATGAAGGATTTAGAGTTGATGGGCGACGTCTTGATGAAGTGAGGCCTTTGTATTGTGAAGCTGGTAGTTTTCCTATATTGCATGGGTCATCAATTTTTAATCGTGGAGATACTCAGGTGAGGATACATGTTTGCTTTATGCTTTGATGGGTTAAGAGTTAGGTACCTAAtttttgaaatgacaaaaagaaaaactaaattttacAATGTTTGAGTATTTAAGAGTTCTAACCTAAGCACAACAAAATGTTATGCATAGGTTCTTTGTACAGTAACACTTGGAGCACCCGGAGATGCTCAACGCTTGGAGTCCGTAGTTGGTCCCCCAACAAAGCGCTTCATGCTTCACTACAGTTTTCCACCATTCTCAATAAATGAAGTTGGTAAACGAGTTGGCCTGAACAGGCGTGAAGTTGGGCATGGTAAATAATTTACACTTCTGTCAACAAAATTTAAGTTAAGATTGAATAGATGAGATCGATTTTTGTGTTTACCTTCTGGGGAtgcttttatttgtttcacaaGTTCAGTTCATGCTTATTTAGCTgtttctgttttaatttttgaaatgttAACTTGGTTAATTTTGAACTCCTACCCTTTGCTTACTCCTGGTTTTGTTGATTTACAAATGATATGAAAGTCTTTATTCAGAAGCAAGAAAGTAAAATTACAGCATGAAATAGAATAGAATTGCTTTATGTAGACAACATAGTTAAGTTTGTATGAAGTTATGGTTGTGAAATCGCCattgaactttaaaaaataagaaccaAACACATAAATGGAGGTGGAGTGAACCAAGATTGGAATATGGGTTCACTCAGGAGTAGTTTTAACACACTTTAAGGACTGTTAACGAGACTTTTGTCTGCATTTGAGTCAAGCCCTTTCCAACCCTCTGAATAGGTCTGCCATTTTCAACTTGGATCCGAGTGGAACTGACCTGTCTGAAGCTAAATTCTAGTTTCTCACCATTAGGGCCGCACAAAAGTCACAGACCAAAGTACATTAGTTCCTTGGAGATTGGATAATTGGATAATTGTTCTGTTCTTGAACTCTTCCCAATCTTAAGAAAGACTTGAAGCATGCAAGTCATAAGGGATGGCTTAATTGAAGAGAATTGAAGACTGCCTGAAACTTTTTAACTGCTCAAAAACCCTTTCCTGCCAATTAATGTTTGCATcctaaaaatcacatttttatcaaCCTTCAGGAGTCTGATGATACAAAAAGTTTATACCCATCGAATACTTACTAGAGCTTCTCCCCAATATTGCATTTTTGCTATCTTGGTTTGCTATCAAAAAGCGAAAAAATCGCAAAGAACAATTGGAGTTGGGAATATCAATCACACTATTCACACAAAAGAAGTGTGCTGTGTTTCCATTTTATGTGAGTGATTGTTATATCATTTGCTGGTTGACATCAGAGTATTCTATAACTTGGATTCCTTTGTCTTCATACGCAAAGATTTCTGTTTGAAGTGCACAAGATCAGTTAACAACATAAAATGCCTACCTTCTGAgaagaaaattgtaaaaaatgttagaaaaagttataataaaaagtaatttctgCTATCACTTGTAGGAACTCTTGCCGAGAAAGCTCTGCTAGCTGTATTACCTCCTGAAGATGATTTTCCCTATACGGTCCGTATCAACTCAGAGGTCATGGCCTCAGACGGTTCAACATCTATGGCAACTGTCTGTGGAGGTATTCTTTTCTTCCTATCGAAGTAGTGGCTCTTGCCATGCCATTtgttactcataatttttttttgttatttgcttGCAAAATGGGGAGTCCATTTTCTGTTGTTCCTTAATCTAGATTAATCTAATAGGCTAGTATAAGTGTGTGTAATTTTGTGTTGGTAGAGTTTGTATCATGTTATGTTTGTTGCTGGATCTTTATAAATCCCTTTAACCTTCAACCACGATAGAATGGCATTAGTTTCTTTTGTGAATAAATATTCTGCCTGACATATAAGCCTTCTCTTTTGTAGGCAGTATGGCATTGATGGATGCAGGCATTCCATTACATGAACATGTAGCTGGTGTTTCAGTGGGTCTTGTTAGTGAAATTGATCCGTCAACTGGAACAATTAAGGACTATCGTATATTGACTGATATTTTGGTGAGAGTTCTTCTTGGCTTCTTTGTATTGTCTTCTGCACTGTGGTTGTCTGtgcaaaattctttttggttctGCTGTTTTCTTAGTTTAAATTCTGGTTTCTGAAAGCCAATAGAAACCTTCATTTCCTCATCTTTTGACTTATATGTTCATATGTTTTGTCATAAACTTGTTTTCAATTAAGTGCTTGAATCAACGTTTCCTTTTAATGAAATAAGTAATTTGATTCTCTGTTGAGACTTTGAATTAGCACATTGGTCTTCAAGTTTTTACTTTTGAGCTTTTAAAACCATAATAATAtgtttgtgttttgagttttaATTATTACATATAGGTTAAAAGTCCAAATGTTTACTAGTGGCCTATTGCCAAGTTGCATTAAGAGTTATATATTGGATTTCCCTAGGGACTGGAGGATCATCTGGGAGACATGGACTTCAAAATTGCTGGCACGCGAAAAGGAGTTACAGCAATTCAGTTGGATATAAAACCTGCTGGAATTCCTTTAGATATCATTTGTGAGTGTTTGGAGCCTGCACTTAAAGGTCGTCTTCAAATCCTTGACCACATGGAGCGAGAGATCAATGCACCACATACTCAGGATGATAGGAATTCTCCTCGATTAGGTTGGATTTTGTACCTAACTGAGCTTTTGAGTTCCGTTTAATTGGCACACATTACTGTGGTGATTGTACCTTTTGAGCTTGAGAATTTATTGCCATCATGCAGCTACCTTGAAATTCAGTAATGATGGCCTACGTCGCTTGATTGGACCTCTAGGAGTTTTAAAGAGGAAGATTGAAGAGGAAACAGGTCTGATTCCTACTTGAGAATGTCTTACACAGTCTTTTCACAAATTATTATGCCCCTCTCTCGAATGCATATGATTTAGTTAGTTTGGGGTTCTTGTTTATAATTTGACCAGTACCTCCCTTTTTTGGATCCTTGCACATCTCAATACGGTTGGTGTGGACTCTTTTTGtatcttcttattattttcacGAAATAATACATACATATTTGGGGAGTTTTCTCTGGTGATATTAGTAATGTTCTTTAGGATTCATAGATCCACGTCTCCATACTTGTTTTTGAGTAATGATCCATGCCATTTGATGTTCTTGACACCATTGTACTTTCAATTCATGTATCCATGTTTCCATACTTATTTTTGAATGACGATCCATGCCATTTGCAAGTACTTGACACCAAAATAATCTGccttcaaaatttatttggatagGTAAACTGTATTATTCTTTATTACTcctgataatttttttttcctgtcgGTTAAAAATGTCCTTTCTTCAtaaacaaattttctctttacctgttttctaattatttatttgataaaataaactTTCTTACTGTACTTTTTATTTCTGACGGATGATTTTTGTCTATTAGATGTATCCCATTAATCTATTTAAGAGTGGACTAGTATCTCATTGCGGCCATGAAACCAAATTACACAccttttcaatcatatttgaaCTGGCCTTAAAATCTCAAATATGTGGATGTTTATTTAAGTCACTTTTATACTTAAGATGGAAAAACCATCAACTTTAGTTCTTACATACTTTGGGAATGATCTGTTCGCAATATTGAGATTATGTTAATCAATTCATGGTTGTACTTATCATCGcttatcattaattattttttatgcctACCATAATACAGGTGCACGAATGTCTGTAAGTGATGGAACACTTACCATAGTTGCTAAGAATCAAGCTGTAATGGAAAAAGTATTAGAAAAGGTAATTATTTCTTTCAATTGAGCTACTGTATTCCAAATTTAATTGGAtgtaaattggatttttttatttaattagtgGTAATTTTAACTGGTTCCAATTTCTATGGATATGAGGATCTGTTCCAGACTTCCAGTAccaataaaatgaaattatgcTTCAGATCTTTACAACACTCCTTCCTCTGaggaataaataaaagaaaacaaaagtaacACACGCAGAAGGAGAGAGATTATGCTTCATAAGTTTCCTCATGGTTTTCGGGCtgcaattttattattaaaagcacGGTAGTTTTGGAACCATAACCTAATCTAGAACTGGGCCAACTTCAAAATTGAACTGACTGAAACTGTACTTGGTTTGCTCTGCATGTGGAAATGATGGCATGATTCATAATTTTTCCATGTGCCTTATGGTTAGCCAGTAGTGATTAAGTACGTATTTGTGTTCTGTTTTAACtgtctt
This window of the Corylus avellana chromosome ca5, CavTom2PMs-1.0 genome carries:
- the LOC132181362 gene encoding polyribonucleotide nucleotidyltransferase 2, mitochondrial, with the protein product MASMASRTNPLLTSLPQFLTWRSLGFRTVCMGRLGFATQSQLDADPPAAVAGTKVLETAREEFEIGSRLITLETGKIARFANGAVVLGMDETKVLSTVAAAKGDAVRDFLPLTVEYQEKQFARGVIPSTYMRREGAPRERELLCGRLIDRPIRPLFPPGFYHEVQVMANVLSSDGKQDPDVMAANATSAALMLSDIPWGGPIGVIRIGRISGQFIVNPTIDELSLSNLNLVYACTRDKTLMIDVQAREISEKDLAAGLRLAHPEAVKYLEPQIRLAAKAGKCKKEYKLSMVSDRTLEKVRNLAEAPIEAVFTDPSYGKFERGEALDKITQDVRRALEEECDEESLKVLPKAVDTVRKKIVRKRIINEGFRVDGRRLDEVRPLYCEAGSFPILHGSSIFNRGDTQVLCTVTLGAPGDAQRLESVVGPPTKRFMLHYSFPPFSINEVGKRVGLNRREVGHGTLAEKALLAVLPPEDDFPYTVRINSEVMASDGSTSMATVCGGSMALMDAGIPLHEHVAGVSVGLVSEIDPSTGTIKDYRILTDILGLEDHLGDMDFKIAGTRKGVTAIQLDIKPAGIPLDIICECLEPALKGRLQILDHMEREINAPHTQDDRNSPRLATLKFSNDGLRRLIGPLGVLKRKIEEETGARMSVSDGTLTIVAKNQAVMEKVLEKVDFIVGREIEIGGIYKGVVTSVKEYGAFVEFNGGQQGLLHISELSHEPVSRVSDVVSVGQQVSLMCIGQDVRGNIKLSRKATLPRPGSDTNDVVEGSVPSVVKEEPNIWASVEEVSDGQENQNSTSEELSGSKYEMSGVNPSTSSIPTILIRSAAECDEEEKSAALSPNPKRTSNPVGASKSEGKSKTSSPQGDSQFSDSIIFPMKNVKKSKNVLENGEKESHSTLRSQDGDGNKYDFASLLRTSDDLSDKMDEVKGPISAKKMKIGTKVTAKVYQIRTHGLVLDLGGGLRGMYRFETNGRRDFGLGDELQVECSSFSSKGIAVVSLVDDQ